A genome region from Neisseria meningitidis includes the following:
- a CDS encoding helix-hairpin-helix domain-containing protein produces MLCPEKMSGMAGQYPYGVRSGLRRNGLKLWDIHFRMTRFIVARCGLLFATLKGKTMKKMFVLFCMLFSCAFSLAAVNINAASQQELEALPGIGPAKAKAIAEYRAQNGAFKSVDDLTKVKGIGPAVLAKLKDQASVGAPAPKGPAKPALPAAKK; encoded by the coding sequence TTGCTTTGCCCGGAAAAAATGTCGGGGATGGCGGGACAGTATCCGTACGGCGTCCGGTCGGGTTTGCGGAGGAACGGCTTGAAACTTTGGGATATTCATTTTAGAATGACCCGTTTTATCGTCGCAAGATGCGGTTTATTGTTTGCAACCCTTAAAGGAAAAACCATGAAGAAAATGTTCGTGCTGTTCTGTATGCTGTTCTCCTGCGCCTTCTCCCTTGCGGCGGTAAACATCAATGCGGCTTCGCAGCAGGAGCTGGAGGCGCTGCCGGGCATAGGCCCTGCGAAGGCGAAGGCCATTGCGGAATACCGTGCGCAAAACGGTGCGTTCAAGTCTGTAGACGATTTGACCAAGGTAAAGGGCATCGGCCCTGCGGTGCTGGCGAAGCTGAAGGATCAGGCTTCTGTCGGTGCGCCCGCACCAAAAGGCCCGGCAAAACCGGCTCTGCCCGCAGCTAAAAAATAG